A genomic region of Nocardioides plantarum contains the following coding sequences:
- a CDS encoding HNH endonuclease signature motif containing protein gives MKNRHAETAASSDPLLASVCAQSEAESRVQVAKLTAVLDWAAAHVAGDEEAAALLDPMVEPALHLGGSGCPVIGEFSALDLALSLGGSSDAGLAYLGKALELRHRLPRLFARVVALEVSVWKAFRVAEQTISLPPGGAEHVDRVIAPFLHSCSWAQVDRAVDAARAQFDPEEAERLRLSAAEFRHATLDLRDARTAGTIDMRATLDLSDALDLETALRDGAQTLADLGSTETLDVRRSQALGEMARLQRTLDLDTGELTSGTGRGVTLFVHLDGNDPDDPGLVDNTQSPVLVEQVRQWCEAAGTTVTVKPVIDLRTDPSTPAYRPTEAIREHVMLRDRTCVFPGCNRRHVDLDHIVPWQAGGPTAVSNLAMLCRRHHRAKTHGRWRYRVIEPGRYEWTSPTSATYLVDRRRRT, from the coding sequence ATGAAGAACAGGCACGCCGAGACCGCGGCAAGCAGCGACCCGCTGCTCGCCTCGGTGTGCGCCCAGAGTGAGGCCGAGTCCCGCGTCCAGGTGGCCAAGCTGACGGCCGTGCTCGACTGGGCCGCCGCCCACGTCGCCGGCGACGAGGAAGCGGCCGCGCTGTTGGACCCGATGGTCGAGCCGGCGCTGCACCTCGGCGGGTCCGGGTGCCCGGTCATCGGGGAGTTCTCGGCACTCGATCTCGCGCTGTCGTTGGGCGGGTCGTCCGACGCGGGGTTGGCCTACCTCGGCAAGGCCCTCGAGCTGCGCCACCGACTCCCGCGCCTGTTCGCCCGGGTCGTGGCACTCGAGGTGTCGGTGTGGAAGGCGTTCCGGGTTGCCGAGCAGACCATCAGCCTTCCTCCTGGAGGGGCCGAGCACGTCGACCGGGTGATCGCCCCGTTCCTGCACTCCTGCTCCTGGGCCCAGGTCGACCGGGCCGTGGACGCTGCTCGTGCGCAGTTCGATCCCGAGGAGGCGGAGCGGCTCCGCCTCAGTGCTGCTGAGTTCCGTCACGCGACGCTCGACCTACGAGACGCCCGGACCGCTGGGACGATCGACATGCGCGCGACCCTCGACCTGTCCGATGCCCTCGACCTCGAGACCGCGTTGCGCGACGGCGCGCAGACGTTGGCCGACCTCGGATCGACCGAGACCCTGGACGTGCGACGCTCGCAGGCCCTGGGTGAGATGGCCCGCCTGCAACGGACCCTCGACCTGGACACCGGCGAGCTCACCAGCGGCACCGGACGAGGCGTCACCCTGTTCGTCCACCTCGACGGCAACGACCCCGACGACCCCGGTCTGGTCGACAACACCCAGTCCCCGGTCCTCGTCGAGCAGGTCCGGCAGTGGTGCGAGGCCGCCGGGACCACGGTCACGGTCAAGCCGGTCATCGACCTCAGGACCGACCCCAGCACGCCGGCCTACCGGCCCACCGAGGCGATCCGTGAGCACGTCATGCTGCGCGATCGGACCTGCGTCTTCCCCGGCTGCAACCGACGTCACGTCGACCTCGACCACATCGTTCCCTGGCAGGCCGGCGGACCCACCGCGGTCAGCAATCTCGCCATGCTCTGCCGGCGGCATCACCGCGCCAAGACCCACGGCAGGTGGCGATACCGGGTGATCGAGCCAGGCCGCTACGAGTGGACCAGCCCCACCAGCGCGACCTACCTCGTCGACCGGCGCCGACGAACCTGA
- a CDS encoding GNAT family N-acetyltransferase, whose translation MTPDAVAAASAAWTWYPADATTVETDDYLLVRWPDYFVARPGLIRLDPASAVEDTLDEVGGQVRAWGFDELVVWVKLDAPAGLEAALQARGAALDETVDVFALDLAGGPPVLGVPDDVEMRWQADEATTRDAIRVGIEAFDEGSMPDDDTVSRLAAEAADDLASGRAACALAYLDGRPVGSGGLTLVDGVARLWGGGVVPDARGRGVYRAVLAARLDHAVEHGAALALVKGRVETSGPILRRAGFAVFGQERSYVVPVPPTG comes from the coding sequence ATGACTCCCGACGCCGTGGCGGCCGCCAGCGCCGCCTGGACCTGGTACCCCGCCGATGCCACCACCGTCGAGACCGACGACTACCTGCTCGTGCGGTGGCCCGACTACTTCGTGGCCCGGCCCGGGCTGATCCGCCTCGACCCGGCCTCGGCCGTCGAGGACACCCTCGACGAGGTGGGCGGCCAGGTCCGGGCCTGGGGCTTCGACGAGCTCGTCGTGTGGGTCAAGCTCGACGCGCCGGCCGGACTCGAAGCGGCGCTGCAGGCGCGTGGCGCCGCCCTCGACGAGACGGTCGACGTGTTCGCGCTCGACCTGGCCGGCGGGCCGCCCGTGCTCGGCGTACCCGACGACGTCGAGATGCGGTGGCAGGCCGACGAGGCCACCACCCGCGACGCCATCAGAGTCGGCATCGAGGCCTTCGACGAGGGCTCCATGCCCGACGACGACACGGTGTCCCGGCTCGCGGCCGAAGCGGCCGACGACCTCGCGTCCGGACGCGCGGCGTGCGCGCTGGCCTACCTGGACGGCCGCCCCGTGGGCTCCGGCGGCCTGACTCTGGTCGACGGCGTCGCCCGGCTCTGGGGCGGCGGCGTGGTGCCCGACGCGCGGGGCCGCGGCGTCTACCGCGCCGTTCTCGCCGCCCGGCTCGACCACGCCGTCGAGCACGGTGCGGCACTCGCCCTGGTCAAGGGCCGGGTCGAGACCTCCGGACCGATCCTGCGCCGTGCCGGGTTCGCGGTGTTCGGTCAGGAGCGGTCCTACGTCGTCCCGGTGCCGCCGACCGGCTGA
- the rlmN gene encoding 23S rRNA (adenine(2503)-C(2))-methyltransferase RlmN: MTETPAPPAGTTALPLVFDEPRGRRKPPSHLADLDSAGRKALLEANGLPGFRAKQLSTHYFGRLVDDPAEMTDLPAAQRDELVATLLPRLMTPLRTSEADKGTTRKTLWRLFDGALVESVLMRYPDRATICVSSQAGCGMACPFCATGQGGLQRNMSTAEIVEQVVAGARSLARGEVPGGPTRISNVVFMGMGEPLANYKAVIGAVRRMVDPSPDGLGMSARGITVSTVGLVPRMRQLADEGIPVTLALSLHAPDDELRNDLVPINTRFSVAETVDAAFHYAETTKRRVSIEYAMMRDINDQAWRADLLADVLMRGDWGWVHVNLIPLNEVPGSRFTRSRDEDMTEFVRRLEAKGIPTTIRDTRGSEIDAACGQLAAAE, encoded by the coding sequence GACCTCGACTCCGCGGGACGCAAGGCCCTGCTCGAGGCCAACGGCCTGCCGGGGTTCCGGGCCAAGCAGCTCTCGACGCACTACTTCGGTCGGCTGGTCGACGACCCCGCCGAGATGACCGACCTGCCGGCCGCGCAGCGCGACGAGCTCGTCGCCACGCTCCTGCCGCGGCTGATGACGCCGCTGCGCACCTCGGAGGCCGACAAGGGCACGACCCGCAAGACGCTGTGGAGGCTCTTCGACGGTGCGCTCGTCGAGTCGGTGCTGATGCGCTACCCCGACCGGGCCACCATCTGTGTCTCCAGCCAGGCCGGCTGCGGCATGGCCTGCCCGTTCTGCGCGACCGGCCAGGGCGGCCTGCAGCGCAACATGTCGACCGCCGAGATCGTCGAGCAGGTCGTCGCCGGTGCCCGCTCCCTGGCCCGCGGCGAGGTCCCGGGCGGTCCCACCCGCATCTCCAACGTCGTCTTCATGGGCATGGGCGAGCCACTGGCCAACTACAAGGCCGTCATCGGCGCCGTACGCCGCATGGTCGACCCGAGCCCCGACGGGCTCGGCATGAGCGCGCGCGGCATCACCGTCTCGACCGTCGGGCTGGTTCCCCGCATGCGCCAGCTGGCCGACGAGGGCATCCCCGTCACCCTGGCCCTGAGCCTGCACGCACCCGACGACGAGCTGCGCAACGACCTGGTGCCGATCAACACCCGCTTCTCCGTCGCCGAGACCGTCGACGCGGCGTTCCACTACGCCGAGACGACCAAGCGACGCGTCAGCATCGAGTACGCCATGATGCGCGACATCAACGACCAGGCCTGGCGGGCCGACCTGCTCGCCGACGTGCTGATGCGCGGTGACTGGGGCTGGGTCCACGTCAACCTGATCCCGCTCAACGAGGTGCCCGGCTCCCGGTTCACGCGCTCGCGCGACGAGGACATGACCGAGTTCGTCCGCCGGCTCGAGGCCAAGGGCATCCCGACGACGATCCGCGACACACGCGGCAGCGAGATCGACGCCGCCTGCGGTCAGCTCGCCGCCGCCGAGTAG